One Capra hircus breed San Clemente chromosome 3, ASM170441v1, whole genome shotgun sequence genomic window, ACATAGCTCCATTTGCTGGCTGAGTGCTGGGTGCCGAGTAACCGCCCCAGAGCTGTGGAGTGGGGGAGTGCAGGCCCAGCCTCCTCGCCCTGGGGGACCCagttctcccctctcccctgggAACTTGAACCCTCCTTTGATTCTACATCACTCAGGCTGAGCCTGGTGAGGCATGATAGCACACATATGCAcccacgtgtgcacacacacccctgtgAGTACAGACGCATACAGGACACAAGCgtgtatacacagacacacacgaggACACACAAACAGCAGACAAATACACACCTGCCCACTCGGGAAGACACACGCGCCCCTCCCGCATGTGCCCAGCACCCACCAGTGCCCATATCCTGGGCCCAGTGCAGTCCCCAGCACCCATTACCGCGGCGACTGCTCCAGTCGGGATAGCAGGGGAGCCAGCCGGGGCAGGGTGCGCAGGGCACAGCCTTTCCTGACACGggcgcccccctgccccccagtcGGTGCCCATCATCTCGCACTCCCGCTGGCTGCTGAAGCAGGGCGAGCTGCAGCAGATGTCTGGCCCCAAGACCTCGCGGACCCTGCGGACCAAGAAACTCTTCCGGGAGATTTACCTCTTTCTCTTCAACGACCTGCTGGTGATCTGCCGGCAGATTCCGGGGTGAGCAgcaggtgggaggggtggggagtcaCCAGGGCCTGGGGGCGGTGTCCTGGGCCTTCCGGCAAGTTTATTTAAACCCGAGTTTTTCCCTCCTGCCGGCTGGACGGCGGTTCTCCTAAGTATTGCAGCTCAGTGCCTACCACCTGGGGTGTGCCCAGCAGCTCCTGTATCAGGGGTGCAGGCCCCTTGTCCATCGTCCACGCCAGGGGTGAGggcgggtgggggctggggatgaGGGGGACAGGCATTCAGATGGGGGGCTTCCGAAGGTGGTGAGGAGCGGCCGCAGTGGGGCCAGTCCTGCCggccagggctggggtgggaggtctCCTGGGAATCCGAGTGTCCTGGGGACCAATAAGCCCCTCCTGCCACCCGGGTCCCCAGAGACAAGTACCAGGTGTTTGACTCGGCCCCACGGGGCCTGCTGCGCGCGGAGGAGCTGGAGGACCAGGGCCAGACGCTGGCCAACGTCTTCATCCTGCGGCTGCTCGAGAACTCGGATGACCGGGAGGCCACCTACATGCTGAAGGCGTCCTCTCAGTGAGTGCCCAAGGCTGCCGTCCCCTTCCCTGGGGCTCGCTGTCCGCCCAGCTCCTGTTTCCTCCCCCAGGCCGTGTCCAGAGGGTTTCCATCCCGTGCTAGTGTCGGGGTTGGGGGTGAGCATGTtgctgggtgggtgtgtgtgtgtgtgtgtgtgtgtgtgtgtgtgtgtgttcccttgGGCCTCAGACTCTGATGAGCTGTTGTAAAGCCCTTGGGCCAGGCCGACCAGTGAACTGCCGCTGCTGGGCAGCCTCAGGCCCATCTGCCACCCCTGAGCAGCCAGGCCGTCTCCCCTGCACCCCCAGGGCTCTGAGAGGGATGGCCAGGTCCATGCGGGGTGATGCTCTGTGGGCCCCCGAGCTGGGATGCCCAGTACCCAGCCCCCTGCACCCCAGAACTCAGGTGTCACCCAGCACATCAAGCCCAGTTCTGACTGCCTTGGGGGGACGGGGTGGCGTCAGCCTCTCCGAGTCCACGATTGTGGCTTAGGGCAGCTGGCCACTCAGGGCTCACTTCTGGGTGAACGTGGGGGTGTCTTGGGCTCACTCACCCTCACCCACTGACTTGAAAGGTGCCCCCAGGGAGGTTCTGCAGGGCTCCGCCTGGCCCGCTCCCTGCTGCCAAGCTCGGGACCCCGGGGCCAGCCTGCTGGGTGCCTGGCACTGCAGTTCCCCTGGGGTGGTACCTGACACTCTGTGTTGGCGGCATCTgccctcttcctgacccaggagcgAGATGAAGCGCTGGATGACCTCGCTGGCCCCTAACCGAAGAGCCAAGTTCGTTTCCTTCACGTCCCGGCTGCTTGGTAAGCAGCCCACTGGGGAGGGGCCACCTGCCGGGTGGGAcaggtgatggtcagggaggacTCTGCAGGTCATCCTCGGATGGGGCCCTCTGCACTCTGCCTAACGGGCCTTTGAGGCTGCTGCAAGGCTGCTTCGACTGCCCGGAGGTCCTTTGCACCCCAATGCAAGCTCGGTACCCCACGGAGGAGGACACGATGTGCCTGAGCTCTGCAAGCGTTTCCACGGTTAATGAAGACGTAAAAGTCACCGTGTCTTAAGTGACCGGTGCCGCAAGGAAACCAGAAGGGATTTGGCACAGGGGGCAAACCCCAGTGTTCTCTGGGGTGGCCAATTGTCTGAAAACGTTCCAAAATAGGAAAGGGCTCAAGAGCCATCCTGACCACGCTCACCGAGTCCTGAGCGTCCCCAGGCCGCTCCCAGGGCCCAGCCCAGGACCGAGGAGCCTCTAAATAAGAGCACCCCTTGCACGCGCTGACTTGTTCAGAACTGCCAGCTGTTTTGACGTGCTTTGCTTTGGAGCCACGCCCACCCCTCCCTCCAAGGAGCCCTTTCCCAGCGGCTGCCTGTCTGCCCTTTCTCCTGGAAAgggttgggtggggggtggggggtggggcgtgTCCCTGTTAACTtctggggggcggggccgggttcTGCGGGTTCCCAGCCAGGGCGGGTGCCGCGTGATGAGGACAGGCCACCGCTTCCTCCCTTCAGACTGCCCCCAGGTCCAGTGTGTGCACCCGTACGTGGCCCAGCAGCCGGACGAGCTGACGCTGGAGCTGGCCGACATCCTCAACATCCTGGACAAGACAGAGGACGGTGAGACCCAGTGCTGGCGCCTCTGCCCGAGGGGCTCCCTGCACCTACCCCGTGCCCAGCGGTCCGCTTCCCCTCGTCTGGCCCTGGCATCAGCTTCCCCATTACAGTGGGAAGGATGAAGACCAGGAACACCCCAACCCAGACCTGTATTTGCAGCAAGCTTCCAGATGAGCCTGTGAACACCAGGCCTGTGGTCCCATGTAGGCCAGGAAGCTGCCCCCTGGGGCTCCTGCCCACTCCTGCTGTTGACACCAGCGCCAGAGGTTGGCTCCCCCCACCTGGAAAACGAACCCCTTATTTCTACATCAATTGTTCCTAATCTAAATCCCCAAAGTGCACAAAGcgtctctccccaccccagttCCTCCGCTTTTTCTGAGGTCCTGGCTGGAAGGTCACAGGCTGGTGACCTCTGGGGAAGACCCTGGCCACAACCGCAAATCCTAGGGGCTCACCCAGCGCTGGGCGAGCTGTGGTTTCTGCCCTATACCCCCATCCCCGGAATATAAACAGCCTGACACCCCTCCTAGTGGCCTGCAGAAGACATGCCCCTGCCCCACCGACCTCAGGCCTCAGCCCTGCCCAAGGACCTGCCAGCAGGACCTGCAGTTTGGGCCGCCGCCTGCCCCCCTGACACCGTGATGTGGGGGTAGGGTGGAGTAGAGAGTCAGGGCACTTGGCCGGTTCGTGACCTGGCCGCCGTCAGCTGACCACCCAGCTCTCAGGAgcctgaggctcagggaagggCTGCCCAACGAGAGGGTGATGGTGGTGTCCTGGGCCAGCTGCCATCCCACCAGCCCGTTGATGCCTCTCGCTTTTGAGGGTGGCCCTTGGGGTCTCCTGGCCACAGGTGGGGCAGCCTGAGATTGTTGAGGGCTTGGGAATGGGTCCCGGAGTCAATACCATGGGACCCACGATGGTGCAGGGTCGGCCGGTTCCTCCACCTCCCTGTGCACGGGCAGCGTGCTCCCCAGGAGGGCTGCACCCCTCCCCGAAGCTTCTGGGGTATACACCTGGTCTGAGCATTTCCATCAGTGGGTGTGAGGGCAGGGGGCCCCTGAGAAGGCTGGCCGGACTCCCGAGTCTCCCTTCCGCCTGCTCCCCACACACCGGAGGGAGGCCCAGCCCAGGCCACTTGGAGAGAGCTTGTGACCTtctgtctcccctccctcccaggctgGATCTTCGGCGAGCGTCTGCATGACCAGGAGCGAGGCTGGTTCCCCAGCAACATGACCGAGGAGATCTTGAACCCCAAGATCCGGTCCCAGAACCTCAAGGAGTGTTTCCGTGTCCACAAGATGGACGATCCTCAGCGCAGCCAGAATAAAGACCGCAGGAAGCTGGGCAGCCGGAATCGGCAATGACCCCTGACCgcacccccccaccacacacaaacaCCCACCCCCCGCCTGGTGGAGGGATGTAGGCAGGAGTAAGGCCTGGCAGGCAGACCCCAGGGGACAGTGGAAGGACTCTGGGGGAAGGCCCCGCCTCCCCAGGCAGCAGGGTGTGGCCTGACCTCGGTGGGGGCGGTCTTTGCCGGAGTcgctcccaccccctccctgccaCGCGGTTCGTGCTCTTGTGTCCTGGCCCCTCGATCACCCACTGGAGAGAGGGTGCTGCCCACATCCCTCTGCTGCATTTGTAGATGAGAAATTGTATTTTAAACAGTATTACACCACCTCTTCTTCTGTCTCTTGGAGGGCAGATGATGGGCAGGCTCCAGGGCCCGCCCCTGGTACTGAGAGGCCCCAGACCCTGGGGTGCCCCGGGCCTGGGGCAAGTGGGAAGGCGAAGGTATCATGACTCCCTGCACGTGTCCTCTCCCCCGAAGCTGTTAGACCCGGCCAGGCGCACACGTGGACCACCCTGGCCTGATGCGCTTGATGAGCGGCCCTTGGTCTCCAGTTCAGAGGACCAGGAGACCATCTGGCCGCCTCTGCCCCCAAGCCTCCACCCGCCTCTGGCTGCACGGCTGGCCTCTGCCTCACGGCAGGCCTGCCAGAGCTTGGCTGAGGGCCCACGCCGCCTTTGGCTCCCTGACCGGCTGGATATAACTTGTTACCTGCCCCTTCAGGAGCCCTGGTGTCACAAAGGAATGACTTGGCCACTGCATCCTGTATGGGTTATGGTTccgagaaaagcaaatatcatttttggctgcattaaAAGAAgcatcatgtataaaatagaggAAGGTCTCCTTTCTTTATTCCCCTGGTGCACACGGGAATGCCGTGTTTGGGTCTGGGCAGGGACAGAAGAGTCCCCCTCCCGGCCGTGGAGGCGGCCTGTCCAAGGAGACGGCTGAGGAGGCTTCCCGTCAAGGAGGAAGCAGCCAGGATGGGGCCTCAGGATGGAAGTGGATCTGGACCTCCACTTGTGAGGGACTCCACAAGCAGAATAAGCTGTCTGAGGTGATGGGGGACATCCTCCTGCAGTGGGAGTGAGAAGGCAGGGTTGGAAGACCACTGTGGGACAGaggtatggggggggggggtgtggtcCAATAGGGGATCTGACCACCAGGCTTGAGACTTCGGCTTCCAATCCAGCCAGCCACTGGTCCAGGGCACTTCTTTCCACCTTCAGAGGCGGTAGCCAGTTACCTGGAGGTTGCAGTGGGTCCTGGGGCCacgccccttccctccccccagtTCTGAGAATGGGGGAAGGCCTGGAAACCAACCCTGCCAGGGGCCACGCCCTTCTTGTCAGGATGCTGATCAGAAGCCCAGGATTTAGACGGAGCATCTTCCCAGAAATCACAACATGGTTGGGGTTTTTGGGCCCTCAGACCCTTTGAGAACCGGATGAATCCCTGGAAGATTCAGACCCGTGCAACATGCTGGTCCAATTGGGGAGGGACCCTCGGATGCCAGTGAGGGGCTGATGCTCTTGGTACCTCCTTGCTGCAAACCCAGTGgggcagggcggggaggggggtctTCCTGCACCTGAGTTTCCTAGGAGTTGGGAAAAGGGGAGAGGGTCCATTTCTGAGCCCCATGCTGctcttgggtgggggtggggggtcgtTGGTCCTAGTCTTTATCCAGCTTTTGTTTTTGGAGCTGGGAGACAGCATAGTGACTTGTGTCATCTGCTCTAAGGAGGCTTTGTCTGCTGGCGGTTACGTGTAATAATTTATAAACAGTTTCATGAAAACCGGTCAGCAATGCAACAGTCTTTTATAAGCCGAAACTCTGAAGCCATGACGTGTCTTGGGTAGTGTGAATGGGTACCACGTACGGTCGGTCATCTGAGTATCCAGGTGGAGAAAACGCCGGAACAAGTGTGCTCAGGGACTCAGACAAACCAACGAGGCCAAGGTGGTTGCTAGAGATAATGgtgaaaaaaataaggaaagaaggaTAGCTCCTCTCTCCAGCGCTCAGAAGAATCCTCTTGTGGCCCCGGTGTTAAACCATCCCCGGGGTTTGCAGACAGCACCCCCCTACCCCAGGCCTTAGCGTCCTCACTCCAAGACTCAGTTCTAGCTTCTTTGCTGCTGCATCCAGAGCAGGTAAGCCACTATTACAAATGCCTCTCTAAATCACAAAGGTTAGGCTTCCTGGGAGGTATGGGAGACAGAGGGCCTGTCCAGGGAGCCAGTGCCAGGGCCAAGCTGGGGGACAGGGTGCAGCGTCTGGGTCTAGCCCCCAAGATTTCAGGGCTGAAATGAGGAGGGTTGAGCTTGAAAGCCCTTTTTGTTTCCTAACCACAGGTTGTCTACTGTGCCAGAGGCTCGGCCACTGTCCCCTGGAACTCGACCCGGCCAGGAGAGGGAGGCCCTCTGGGGCTTGCGTTGGGGAGCGGGGACAGGGGCCCATAGCACCCAGGCTTCACCGCGTGTCTCATTCGCTCCTGGGGGTCGAGGAGTCCCCAGGGATCCGGAGGGTGCGGGTCTGGGACTCAGACCCCATAGACAAGCGCCCCGGCTGCCGGAGTCTGAAGATGCCCCCCACCAACAAAATCACCAATCATCTGATTGGAAGCCGGGACGCCCGTGAGTCAGCGGACCCCGCTGGGACTCAGCGAGACCTCGAGAAGCAGGGCGGTGGGCACTGGGCTGGCCTTTGCCCTCTCCAGCCCAGGGGGCCTCCCGCCGGTCCGCGCTCCCTCGCAGCGCTCCCTGACCTGCGGAGGGGTCGGTGGGGGTGACGAGTAGGGGTCCCCGCCGGACTCGGGCCAGAGCGCGCCGCATGCCCGCTCCCGCACCCGGAAGGCCCCCGCACGCACCCGCGCGCCCGCGGGGGACCCGGCGCATGTGCACTCCCGCACGCGCCCCGCGAGCACGGCGACACCCCCGCACCCCTCACCCCGCTCGCCGACACACTCACGCGCGGACACAAGGAGACTCGGGGGGCGCGCACCTGGGGTGCCGCCGAGCCGCACCGCGGCCCCTTTATTCGCTTCAGGAGGCGGAAAACTTTCTCAGCGCGACCACCACGAGCGCCAGCACCACGCAGGTGGCCAGCAGGGCGGCGATGACGATGGCGGCGATGGCGCCGGGCCCCAGCGAGCCTGCGGAGGACGGGGCGAGGGGGCCGGGTCAGCCAGAggcccgccgcccgccccgcATCCTCCCCCCACCTCTCCTTCCGGCCCGACCCCAACCCCTGCACACCCACCCCCGCCCGCACTGCGACCCGCACCCGCGCGTCCGGTGTCAGCCAGAAGCCCGCCCCCACCCGTTTCCCCATCTCCGacctcccaccccgccccctacCCCTCCTCCTGGCCCGCCCGCGACCTCTGCACCCTCGCACCCGCCCTCGCACCCCGCACCCGCACCCCGCCTCtgtccccggccccgccccctacCCCTCCTCCTGGCCCGCCCCCCATTCCTGCTCCCAACCCCTATTCCTGCGCCCACCCCCACCTCGgcacccgcccccgcccccgcccccccacccctcctcctggcCCGCCCCCGACTTCGCACCCCGCACCCGCACCCCGCCTCTGTTCCCGGCCCCACCCTCCTACCCCTTCCTCCCGGGCCGCCCCCCACTCCTGTCCCCATCCCCCATTCCGCACCTCCACCTCCGCACCCCCACCtccgcacccccacccctgcccccggccccgccctactgccccttcctcctgccccccatcctttCCActcacccccccgcccccgcacacCGTGCCCCCggcccgcgccccccgccccttACCCCTCAGTGTCCCGCCTCCATCCCGCTTTCCCCACCTCCCGCCCCCGCCGTACCCCCGCCCTGGTCCAGGCGCTCCTGGGCGGTGCTGTCCTCGGGGCTCGGCGTGGCGGTGTGCGCGGGTGGGCCGCTGACTGCCGGCTCCCAGGCGGGGCTGGTGCTCTCCACGGGGTCTTCTCCTGACGGCAGCTCCGCGGGCTCGTTCCACAGGGTGGGCGCGGGCTCCTGCGGGCCCTCGGCTGCAAGGCCAAGGACAGGTGTAGTAGGTCCCCCGGGCGGTAGGTCCGACGAGACATCCCGCCGTTGAACGACTGGGAAGGGGTGCCTCGCGGTGCTTTGCCGGAGGCCGTGGGGGGGGCGGTCCCACGTGTGGCCCTGGACCCCCTACTGGGGCCAGGCTGCCTCCTACCCAGGACGGGACAGGTTGATGTTGGCGGGGGCCACCCACAGGAGAAAGCTGGGAGAACTGGGGGCTCACAGGGAGCTTCAGGGCAGTAGGGACCATGTGGGGGAACAACAGTGGGGGGCACGATGCTCCCCAGCAGGGCCTGCGGACCCCAGCTGAACTGCTGGGGGTCTGTGGGCCTGGGGCAGTGACACTTCTAAGGGGTCCTCTCCCCACACAGAGCAGCCTTCACTCTGGAGAGGGcgccaggacagggaagcaatgTCCTGTCCGGAGACCAGGGACTCTGCCCACCGGGTGGTGAGGGGCAGCCATCCTGGGAGGTGAAGAGGAAaggcccaccccccacccctgggcaGCCAGCCCTGCTTCTCCCGGACCATAGCCCCAGGGCCTGGGGTCCCGCTCCCGCACATGCCTCCACATGCCCCACAATGTCTGAGGCTTAAAGCGCAAGAGCCTCTGTAGCCGGAGGAGAAACCGTGATGCCCGGGTTTTGCTCCCTCCAGACCAGACAGGGGCAGAGGGCTGGGCAGGAGTGTCTGCGGAGCTTGTTCGGGAAGCTCCAGGAGACCCTCACCCCAACCCTGGCAGGGCCTGGATCAGCAGGGCAGCCTCTGGGCAGTGTTTTTTTTGCAGGACCCTTTCTTCGCTGGTAGGTCGAAAGGTTCAGGGTACACAGGGGCCCCCAGAGGGCAGGACAAGAGTCTGGCATGGGaactccagccccacccccacccccacccccactgtggCCCCAGACACCCCAGTCTTGCTCCCCCTTCAAGAATCCTAGCCTGAGGAGCTACACAGCAACACCCCAGCCCTGGGCCCATCCAGCCTTCTCAGACCCCCAGTCAAGTTCAAGACCAGGCTCCAGGCTTCCCACCCCAGCTGCTGAGTGATCTGGGTGTGATCCagggatgctggagtgggctgagtGGGCATCGCAACGCAGCGTCCCAGTGACACCAGCAGGGAACTGTGTGTCCCTGCTTCCGAGGAGACCGGGGCTAAGGGTAAACTTCGGTGGGCGTTGCAGTTAAGTGCTCCTGGTGACTGAAGCCTCGGACAGCACAGTCACAGGTTGTACCTTCCCAGAAACTTCCCTGGAAGTTGTGGTTCAATCAATATAGCCCTGGTGCTGGTGGTTAACAATCCGGCTGCCAGTGTAGcagatgcaagagaccagggttcagtccctgggttgggaagatcctctggtgaaggaaatggcaacccactcc contains:
- the C3H2orf82 gene encoding uncharacterized protein C2orf82 homolog — protein: MQIPGLTRDPLGKSARAVTSVSHPGPLMPRSLCPEVEQLSPRCLPPAGHACPPARMASCLALRMVLLLLCGVLAPAVLTAEGPQEPAPTLWNEPAELPSGEDPVESTSPAWEPAVSGPPAHTATPSPEDSTAQERLDQGGGSLGPGAIAAIVIAALLATCVVLALVVVALRKFSAS